One window of the Rhodococcus sovatensis genome contains the following:
- a CDS encoding FdhF/YdeP family oxidoreductase, producing MDTPNPATPDIAIRSQGAPGVPALSCGPGSDKKPKQKDDHHPSAGWGAARSVGKVLFSSKEVLAGTRAMLTMNHEQSGFDCPGCAWPDDRNGLHLDLCENGIKHVTWEMTSKRVDRDFFAQHTVTELAGWSDFALEDQGRLTEPMVYDPATDKYLPIDWDDAFEMVGTAMRALPDPNGAAFYTSGRLSNEATFLYQLWAREFGTNNLPDCSNMCHEASGRALQAALGTGKGTADIDDWNEAETLFVMGVNAASNAPRMLTALAEAHRRGAHIVHVNPLVEAASRRTIVPHEFAAMATFHATETGTFDVQPRIGGDLALLRGIAKVLFETYPTDPSAIDMDFVEQNTSGFEAYRNCCVSESWADIVHQSGVDEATIREVAEIYRRSNKSIISWCLGLTQQEHAVDTVREIVNLLLLKGNIGRPGTGPSPVRGHSNVQGNRTCGIDHRPTPQFLDALAEACHIDPPRAHGLDTVGTIEGMHKQAVSVFVGMGGNFALATPDPAYTFEALRKCALTVQVSTKLNRSHLVHGRAALILPCIGRTERDEQRTGLQSVSVEDAMSRVHLSKGSKRPPSRHVKSEPAIIAGLARATLPGSDTAWEDYVDNYDRIRDVMARVISGFEDFNLRVRERNGFRIAQPARELRFLTPSERAEFSTAALGDVLPPSGYMMLGTMRSHDQWNTTVYSDNDRYRGVKNLRTLVLMNRRDLERMGIPEFGAVDITSFAKDGTTRQVYGYTAIAYDIPEGNAAGYMPELNVLCPIGDFSEQSNQPLMKHLTVKIVAARR from the coding sequence ATGGACACCCCGAACCCCGCGACACCGGATATCGCAATTCGTAGTCAAGGTGCTCCAGGGGTGCCTGCGCTGAGTTGCGGACCCGGATCGGACAAGAAGCCGAAGCAGAAGGACGATCACCACCCCTCCGCCGGCTGGGGAGCTGCACGCAGTGTCGGAAAAGTGCTGTTCTCGAGCAAAGAAGTCCTCGCCGGCACCCGCGCGATGCTCACGATGAACCACGAGCAAAGTGGCTTCGACTGCCCGGGCTGCGCCTGGCCGGATGACAGGAACGGGCTGCATCTGGACCTGTGCGAAAACGGCATCAAGCACGTCACCTGGGAGATGACGAGCAAGCGCGTCGACCGTGACTTCTTCGCCCAGCACACCGTCACCGAGCTCGCCGGATGGAGCGATTTCGCACTCGAAGACCAAGGTCGGTTGACCGAACCGATGGTCTACGACCCGGCGACAGACAAATACCTCCCCATCGACTGGGACGACGCGTTCGAGATGGTCGGGACAGCTATGCGCGCCTTACCGGACCCCAACGGGGCCGCCTTCTACACATCCGGCCGACTCAGCAACGAAGCGACCTTTCTCTATCAACTCTGGGCACGCGAGTTCGGGACCAACAACCTGCCCGACTGCTCCAACATGTGTCACGAGGCCAGCGGCCGTGCTCTTCAGGCAGCGCTGGGAACAGGTAAAGGCACCGCCGATATCGACGACTGGAACGAGGCAGAGACCTTGTTCGTAATGGGCGTCAACGCAGCATCGAACGCTCCGCGTATGCTGACTGCTCTCGCCGAGGCACATCGACGCGGCGCACACATCGTGCACGTGAACCCACTCGTGGAAGCAGCGTCACGGCGCACCATCGTTCCGCACGAGTTCGCCGCGATGGCGACCTTCCACGCCACCGAGACGGGCACATTCGACGTGCAACCACGCATCGGCGGCGATCTTGCGCTCCTGCGCGGCATTGCCAAGGTGCTGTTCGAGACCTACCCCACTGATCCCAGCGCCATCGATATGGACTTCGTCGAGCAGAACACCAGCGGATTCGAGGCCTACCGCAACTGCTGCGTGAGTGAGAGTTGGGCCGATATCGTCCATCAGTCCGGTGTCGACGAGGCCACGATTCGAGAGGTCGCCGAAATTTACCGCCGGTCGAACAAATCCATCATCAGCTGGTGCCTCGGACTGACCCAGCAAGAGCATGCAGTCGACACTGTCCGCGAAATCGTCAATCTTCTGCTGCTCAAAGGCAACATAGGCCGACCCGGAACAGGGCCGTCTCCGGTACGTGGGCATAGCAACGTCCAAGGAAACCGTACCTGCGGCATCGACCATCGACCGACACCACAGTTTCTCGACGCCCTTGCCGAGGCATGCCACATCGATCCACCACGGGCACACGGGCTCGACACCGTCGGCACCATCGAGGGCATGCACAAGCAGGCGGTGTCGGTCTTTGTCGGTATGGGAGGAAACTTCGCGCTCGCCACACCGGATCCGGCCTACACCTTCGAAGCGCTGCGCAAGTGCGCACTGACCGTGCAGGTCAGCACCAAGCTCAACCGCAGCCATCTGGTGCACGGGCGAGCCGCCCTGATCTTGCCGTGCATCGGACGCACCGAACGCGACGAACAACGCACCGGACTGCAGAGCGTCAGCGTCGAGGACGCCATGAGCCGCGTGCATTTGTCGAAGGGATCGAAACGGCCACCGTCTCGTCACGTGAAATCCGAACCGGCGATCATCGCCGGTCTCGCCCGCGCGACACTGCCGGGCAGCGACACAGCGTGGGAAGACTACGTCGACAACTACGACCGAATACGCGACGTCATGGCCCGGGTCATATCGGGATTCGAGGACTTCAACCTCAGGGTGCGCGAGCGAAACGGTTTCCGCATCGCCCAGCCCGCACGGGAACTACGCTTCCTCACCCCGTCCGAGCGCGCTGAATTCTCCACTGCAGCATTGGGTGATGTGCTTCCGCCCTCCGGCTACATGATGTTGGGAACCATGCGTTCACACGATCAGTGGAACACCACTGTGTACTCGGACAACGACCGGTACCGCGGGGTAAAGAACCTCAGAACACTGGTGCTCATGAACCGACGGGACTTGGAACGGATGGGCATCCCCGAATTCGGTGCCGTCGACATCACCAGCTTCGCCAAAGATGGCACGACCCGCCAGGTGTACGGCTACACCGCAATTGCATACGACATCCCGGAGGGCAACGCCGCCGGATACATGCCGGAACTCAACGTATTGTGCCCGATCGGCGACTTCAGCGAACAGAGCAATCAGCCGCTTATGAAGCACCTGACGGTGAAGATCGTCGCAGCGAGGAGATAG
- a CDS encoding YoaK family protein, with product MSTSATDFDEPTRPPAIWVPVVLLSFGAGAADAFAFLLLGGIFTANMTGNLVLIGLIEREHYLRVLVGAGTALVVFVGSASIALWFTRATTATVQRRSLTLLAVGAAAQIAIVVVWSMAHRDAGGSMVVGLIGLSALAMAAQTVVARRTKASGALTTTFVTGTIVSLLDDVGRGHRGGAMTRFASVAALVFGAVAVSIVSSSVPVAAPIIPASAGFAAYVVSLNNCLRFGVGKPRG from the coding sequence ATGTCCACTTCGGCAACTGATTTCGACGAACCTACGAGACCCCCTGCGATCTGGGTGCCTGTGGTGCTCTTGTCGTTCGGTGCTGGCGCAGCCGACGCGTTCGCTTTCCTCCTGTTGGGCGGAATCTTTACCGCGAACATGACCGGTAATCTGGTCCTGATCGGGTTGATCGAACGGGAGCATTACTTACGAGTCCTGGTGGGGGCAGGTACCGCGTTGGTGGTGTTCGTCGGTTCCGCATCTATAGCCCTGTGGTTCACGCGCGCGACGACCGCCACCGTGCAGCGCAGATCGCTTACCCTCTTGGCGGTCGGAGCTGCAGCGCAGATAGCGATTGTGGTTGTTTGGTCAATGGCGCACCGTGATGCGGGTGGCTCCATGGTGGTCGGTTTGATCGGCCTCTCCGCCCTCGCGATGGCGGCGCAGACGGTGGTGGCTCGACGCACAAAAGCCTCCGGTGCGCTGACCACGACGTTCGTCACCGGAACGATCGTGTCCCTCCTCGACGATGTGGGGCGAGGACATCGTGGCGGGGCGATGACTCGGTTCGCCTCCGTAGCTGCGTTGGTCTTCGGTGCAGTGGCGGTATCGATTGTCAGTTCGTCAGTTCCTGTTGCGGCGCCGATCATTCCGGCGTCCGCCGGATTCGCCGCCTACGTTGTGAGTCTGAACAACTGTCTCCGCTTTGGTGTGGGTAAACCGCGAGGCTGA